A stretch of the Symbiobacterium terraclitae genome encodes the following:
- a CDS encoding V4R domain-containing protein produces MRNGNGRFAWDAIGDIALGRPNLGPTVRLEMYRLLQFSLRSVLEADLGTEATNRILREAGRLAGRAFAERFLGPMTAMPEYVRNLQARLREYGIGIMRMEEADAEAGRFVLTIEEDMDCSGLPEMDTEVCQFVEGFIAGALEFSTGRAFRVTEVDCWCTGGRICRFVAEAVTEL; encoded by the coding sequence ATGCGGAATGGGAACGGCCGATTCGCCTGGGATGCGATAGGGGACATCGCGCTGGGACGCCCGAACCTGGGGCCCACGGTCCGCCTCGAGATGTACCGGCTCCTGCAGTTCAGCCTCCGGAGCGTCCTCGAGGCCGATCTCGGCACCGAGGCGACCAACCGGATCCTCCGGGAGGCGGGGCGCCTGGCCGGCCGGGCGTTCGCCGAACGCTTCCTGGGGCCCATGACCGCCATGCCCGAGTACGTGCGCAACCTGCAGGCCAGGCTGCGGGAGTATGGCATCGGCATCATGCGCATGGAGGAGGCCGACGCCGAGGCCGGCCGCTTCGTGCTGACCATCGAGGAGGACATGGACTGCTCGGGCCTGCCCGAGATGGACACGGAGGTCTGCCAGTTCGTCGAGGGTTTCATCGCCGGTGCGCTCGAGTTCTCCACGGGCCGCGCGTTCCGCGTGACCGAGGTCGACTGTTGGTGCACGGGCGGGCGCATCTGCCGCTTCGTGGCTGAGGCGGTGACGGAGTTGTGA
- a CDS encoding MFS transporter, giving the protein MAEPDQTGPLDDRARRGMVASTVEGCTFSIWSSALGGNFLTGMALHLGAGGFVLGILGALSSLATMMQLFVAPLVAGLARRRDFLALFSGIQRVGGALAGLAALWLLPRPAALYVFVTLQALAWIAMAPSTVVWNGYMSDLVPVEVRGRFFAQRNSWSALVSMLAVLLFGSILDRWPGAPGFTALYVVALAAALANLYWWLRHPELPQGDSRGSHSFWQSVRIPLTRPGPHLTATWFFAAWGFAQGLATPFYSLALLSYLGLSFTTVSWLATLASISSIVTAPLWGRWQDRVGQTRAIGILTLMLALVPLLYLLGAPLGLAPLVVGHLVHGSASAGMGLANQTLNMQLAPRQDRASYFAFFAAAAGLTGFLTPVLAGRLAGEHLVPLFIGSALLSGLLSLLWTVRVEPALVRQMRQILPAD; this is encoded by the coding sequence ATGGCTGAACCGGATCAAACGGGCCCGCTGGATGACCGGGCTCGACGCGGCATGGTGGCATCGACGGTGGAGGGCTGTACCTTCTCAATCTGGTCGAGCGCGCTGGGCGGGAACTTCCTCACCGGCATGGCCCTGCACCTGGGGGCGGGCGGGTTCGTGCTCGGGATCCTCGGGGCGCTCTCTTCCCTCGCCACGATGATGCAGCTGTTCGTCGCACCGCTGGTCGCCGGGCTGGCGCGCCGGCGCGACTTCCTGGCGCTCTTCTCGGGCATCCAGCGGGTGGGCGGCGCCCTCGCCGGCCTGGCTGCGCTGTGGCTTCTGCCCAGGCCCGCTGCCCTCTATGTCTTCGTGACCCTCCAGGCCCTCGCCTGGATCGCGATGGCTCCGTCCACCGTGGTCTGGAACGGGTACATGTCCGACCTTGTGCCTGTGGAGGTGAGGGGGCGGTTCTTCGCCCAGCGCAACTCGTGGTCGGCCCTCGTCTCGATGCTGGCCGTGCTCCTCTTCGGCAGCATCCTCGACCGCTGGCCGGGCGCTCCGGGCTTTACCGCACTCTACGTCGTGGCGCTGGCCGCGGCCCTGGCCAACCTCTACTGGTGGCTCCGCCACCCGGAGCTTCCCCAGGGCGACAGCCGCGGCAGCCACTCCTTCTGGCAGTCGGTCCGCATCCCGCTCACCCGCCCGGGGCCGCACCTCACCGCCACCTGGTTCTTCGCCGCGTGGGGCTTCGCACAGGGCCTCGCCACCCCGTTCTACTCCCTGGCGCTGCTCTCGTACCTGGGGCTCTCGTTCACCACCGTCTCCTGGCTGGCCACGCTGGCCTCGATCTCCTCGATCGTGACGGCGCCGCTCTGGGGGCGCTGGCAGGACCGCGTGGGGCAGACCAGGGCCATCGGCATCCTCACCCTGATGCTGGCACTCGTGCCTTTGCTCTACCTGCTCGGCGCCCCGCTCGGGCTCGCCCCCCTGGTCGTCGGCCACCTGGTGCACGGCTCCGCCTCCGCCGGGATGGGGCTCGCCAACCAGACCCTGAACATGCAGCTGGCGCCGCGGCAGGACCGCGCCTCGTACTTCGCCTTCTTCGCCGCCGCAGCAGGCCTGACCGGCTTCCTCACGCCCGTCCTGGCCGGGCGTCTGGCCGGAGAGCACCTGGTCCCGCTCTTCATCGGGTCGGCCCTCCTCTCAGGCCTCCTGAGCCTCCTCTGGACCGTGCGGGTAGAGCCCGCGCTGGTACGGCAGATGCGCCAGATCCTTCCCGCGGACTAG
- a CDS encoding sensor domain-containing diguanylate cyclase, translated as MSAPDSRLDSAVAALQRLLTDPQASALPPEELQGHAAFAALYRELAAIRGHLIRICRGDLSQTIRERGVLSGHLKSLQAKLRHLTRQTQRIAAGDFTQRVEFLGEFSAAFNAMAEALARTTAELERSEAQYRLLAEHVADVIVTLDRAGRFVYVSPSVCRLTGHTPDQLVGRPLAEVTDVGAAPRPDTVIELVIRCRDGSARWAEMSTAALPADSGDGAVRICVLRDITERKRLEANLQQMATTDELTGAFNRRFFVQLCQRELVEAARRSSPTSLLLMDIDHFKRINDRFGHAAGDEVLRQVAVTGRQILRAEDSFARIGGDEFAVLLPGTTAAQAVRVGEELAVQLTASFGVAQWRPEHTSVEGLLHRADCALYAAKRAGRNRVESDASCEEKEE; from the coding sequence GTGAGCGCGCCGGACTCCCGCCTGGACAGCGCGGTCGCGGCCCTGCAGCGCCTGCTCACCGATCCTCAGGCCAGCGCCCTGCCGCCGGAGGAACTGCAAGGCCACGCCGCCTTCGCGGCCCTCTACCGGGAGCTGGCGGCCATCCGCGGCCACCTGATCCGCATCTGCCGCGGCGACCTGAGCCAGACGATCCGGGAGCGCGGGGTCCTGAGCGGCCATCTCAAGTCCCTGCAGGCCAAGCTGCGCCACCTCACGCGGCAGACGCAGAGGATCGCCGCCGGCGACTTCACGCAGCGGGTGGAGTTCCTCGGCGAGTTCTCGGCCGCGTTCAACGCCATGGCCGAGGCCCTGGCCCGCACCACCGCCGAGCTCGAGCGCAGCGAGGCCCAGTACCGGCTCCTCGCGGAGCACGTGGCAGACGTGATCGTCACCCTCGACCGCGCCGGCCGCTTCGTGTACGTGAGCCCCTCCGTGTGCCGGCTGACCGGCCACACCCCGGACCAGCTGGTCGGTCGCCCCCTCGCGGAGGTGACCGACGTCGGGGCGGCCCCGCGGCCGGACACGGTGATCGAGCTGGTCATCCGCTGCCGGGACGGCTCCGCCCGGTGGGCGGAGATGAGCACCGCGGCCCTGCCGGCCGACTCCGGCGACGGGGCGGTACGCATCTGCGTGCTGCGGGACATCACCGAACGGAAGCGGCTGGAGGCGAACCTGCAGCAGATGGCGACCACCGACGAGCTGACCGGGGCCTTCAACCGGCGCTTCTTCGTGCAGCTCTGCCAGCGGGAGCTGGTGGAGGCCGCACGCCGCTCCAGCCCCACCTCGCTGCTGCTGATGGACATCGACCACTTCAAGCGGATCAACGACCGGTTCGGGCACGCCGCCGGCGACGAGGTGCTGCGCCAGGTGGCTGTGACGGGCCGGCAGATCCTGCGGGCCGAGGACTCCTTCGCCCGCATCGGCGGCGACGAGTTCGCCGTGCTCCTGCCCGGGACGACGGCAGCCCAGGCGGTGCGGGTGGGCGAGGAGCTGGCCGTTCAGCTCACGGCCAGCTTCGGCGTGGCCCAGTGGCGGCCGGAGCACACCAGCGTCGAGGGCCTGCTCCACCGGGCCGACTGTGCGCTCTACGCCGCCAAGCGGGCCGGGCGAAACCGCGTGGAGAGCGACGCCTCCTGTGAGGAGAAGGAGGAGTAA
- a CDS encoding ROK family protein yields the protein MTRRVVTGNSDLIRQLNRSLVLDVIRRQGPVSRAEVRRVTGLNFTTVTNAVADLIADDLVKEVGLGTSSGGRKPVLLTLNPTARYVLGCELQSAKLVIGLFDLAGNLVGRVQKPKCPRTSPDEAVARIAEGVREVLAAAGVSAEKVEGLGVAAPGPLDAESGVLLTPPNMVGWQNVPLRQLLEEATGLPVMLEKDGNAAAAGEVWFGAGKAVRNLILIIVDDGIGAGIVIGGQLYRGKGGAGEIGHGTLDLDGPRCSCGNHGCLEALASGFALGRKAAELIRRGVNSQLADLAESGIGTEHILAAAEAGDKLAADLLDECGRMLGIAVANTVNMYNPELIVLAGRLAQRSPIVLERALQLGRARAFPVLSNQVRIVRSGLGDDFLVRGAASLILARLFRGPVNLFPS from the coding sequence GTGACCCGCCGGGTGGTGACCGGGAACAGCGACTTGATCCGCCAACTGAACCGCTCGCTCGTGCTGGACGTGATCCGGCGCCAGGGACCTGTCTCCCGGGCCGAGGTCAGGCGGGTCACCGGTCTGAACTTCACCACGGTGACCAACGCAGTGGCCGACCTGATCGCCGACGACCTCGTGAAGGAGGTCGGCCTCGGCACCTCCAGCGGCGGGCGGAAGCCCGTACTGCTGACGCTGAACCCAACCGCCCGGTACGTGTTGGGCTGCGAGCTCCAGAGCGCCAAGCTCGTCATCGGTCTGTTCGACCTGGCGGGCAACCTGGTGGGCCGGGTGCAGAAGCCCAAGTGTCCGCGCACCTCCCCGGACGAGGCGGTCGCCCGCATCGCAGAGGGTGTGCGCGAGGTCCTCGCCGCCGCCGGCGTCTCCGCTGAGAAGGTGGAGGGGCTGGGTGTGGCCGCCCCGGGTCCCCTGGACGCCGAGTCGGGCGTGCTGCTGACGCCGCCCAACATGGTGGGCTGGCAGAACGTGCCGCTGCGGCAGCTGCTGGAGGAGGCCACCGGGCTGCCGGTGATGCTGGAGAAGGACGGAAACGCCGCCGCAGCGGGCGAGGTCTGGTTCGGCGCCGGCAAGGCGGTGCGCAACCTGATCCTGATCATCGTGGATGACGGCATCGGTGCCGGTATCGTGATCGGCGGTCAGCTCTACCGCGGCAAGGGCGGGGCCGGCGAGATCGGCCACGGGACGCTGGATCTGGACGGGCCGCGCTGCAGCTGCGGCAACCACGGCTGCCTGGAGGCGCTGGCCTCCGGTTTCGCCCTGGGCCGGAAGGCGGCCGAGCTGATCCGCAGGGGCGTGAACAGCCAGCTGGCGGACCTGGCCGAGTCCGGCATCGGCACGGAGCACATCCTGGCTGCCGCCGAGGCCGGCGACAAGCTCGCCGCGGACCTGCTGGACGAGTGCGGCCGCATGCTGGGCATCGCCGTCGCCAACACGGTGAACATGTATAACCCCGAACTGATCGTCCTGGCGGGCCGGCTGGCCCAGCGCAGTCCCATCGTCCTCGAACGTGCGCTGCAGCTGGGCAGGGCGAGAGCTTTTCCGGTGCTCTCCAACCAGGTGCGCATCGTGCGCTCCGGCCTCGGGGATGACTTTCTGGTGCGAGGGGCGGCATCGCTGATCCTGGCCCGGCTCTTCCGGGGACCGGTCAATCTCTTTCCATCGTGA
- a CDS encoding DUF554 domain-containing protein: MIGLGTLANVGAVIVGGALGSLVIPQVPEAVRKGTMQALGLAVILIGLKMAWETENVLLLVVSLAVGTMIGELLRIEDRLQAWAQRLERWPITQRGSFAKGFVQASLLFCTGAMAITGALEDGLNGNPAILYAKSILDGVASIMFGSVMGIGVMFAAIPVGIYQGLMTLGASAISGVLTPAMIREISATGGIMVAAIGLNLVGATEIRIGNLLPGLVVIAVLAGLVL, encoded by the coding sequence GTGATCGGACTGGGCACCCTTGCGAACGTGGGAGCCGTGATCGTGGGTGGCGCGCTGGGGAGCCTGGTCATCCCACAGGTGCCGGAAGCCGTGCGCAAGGGCACCATGCAGGCCCTGGGCCTTGCGGTGATCCTCATCGGGCTGAAGATGGCGTGGGAGACCGAGAACGTGCTGCTGCTGGTCGTCTCGCTGGCGGTGGGCACCATGATCGGCGAGCTGCTGCGCATCGAGGACCGGCTGCAGGCGTGGGCGCAGAGGCTGGAGCGCTGGCCCATCACCCAGCGGGGGAGCTTCGCCAAGGGGTTCGTGCAGGCCTCGCTGCTCTTCTGCACCGGCGCGATGGCCATCACCGGGGCGCTGGAGGACGGGCTGAACGGCAACCCGGCGATCCTGTACGCCAAGTCGATCCTCGACGGCGTCGCGTCGATCATGTTCGGCTCCGTCATGGGCATCGGGGTGATGTTCGCGGCGATCCCCGTGGGGATCTACCAGGGGCTGATGACCCTGGGGGCGTCGGCGATCAGCGGGGTGCTGACCCCGGCGATGATCCGGGAGATCAGCGCCACCGGCGGGATCATGGTCGCGGCCATCGGGCTGAACCTGGTGGGCGCGACGGAGATCCGCATCGGGAACCTGCTGCCCGGGCTGGTGGTGATCGCGGTGCTCGCGGGACTGGTTCTGTAA
- a CDS encoding glycoside hydrolase family 32 protein, whose protein sequence is MDDPVSRPVDAVHLRPTDRSANAWFGDPVPFYWEGTYHLFYVWDQGHLVLPRVCHKWGHFASRDLVHWTEYPMAIEPGEEASCGTGSVFHQDGTFHMYYLGRYFTTNGVMHETLCHATSTDLVHWTKDPANPISRPDLSRYAATDWRDGFPFWNEEAQEYWMLVTASLKDGPEPFRGAIALLASKDLRSWEVRDPYWAPHLTRHLECPDLFEWNGWWYLLFSGGHNSTHGTLYRRARSLNGPWETPRVETFDGPFFYAAKTAGDGRRRMLFGWLGTRAGDADSGWPQWGGHGLARELVQDPADGSLWVKCPPERLQMGVPAPAPQFTPRLGEWRDEDGRLVAASPGLAYATADLPGNRLIRFRFRPEGRARRFGALLRTDPALTGGYRLTIDPEGQRFTLSSYGPEGQPRLQAVDRPLPCTPDQEFAVTLFISGSILEVFVNDRAALAVRVYDHRGPSFGLFVDEGRGAFTDVVVRTLPADPW, encoded by the coding sequence TTGGATGATCCGGTTAGTCGCCCGGTCGACGCCGTTCACCTGCGGCCCACAGACCGGAGCGCCAACGCCTGGTTCGGAGATCCCGTTCCGTTCTACTGGGAGGGGACGTATCACCTGTTCTACGTGTGGGACCAGGGGCACCTCGTGCTGCCCCGCGTCTGCCACAAGTGGGGCCACTTCGCCTCGCGCGACCTCGTGCACTGGACGGAGTACCCCATGGCCATCGAACCCGGCGAGGAGGCCTCCTGCGGTACCGGCTCGGTGTTCCACCAGGACGGGACGTTCCACATGTACTACCTCGGCCGCTACTTCACCACCAACGGGGTGATGCACGAGACCCTCTGCCACGCCACCAGCACCGACCTGGTGCATTGGACGAAGGATCCCGCCAACCCGATCTCGCGGCCGGACCTGAGCCGGTACGCCGCCACCGACTGGCGAGACGGTTTTCCGTTCTGGAACGAGGAGGCGCAGGAGTACTGGATGCTCGTTACCGCCTCCCTGAAGGACGGGCCCGAGCCGTTCCGGGGCGCGATCGCGCTGCTGGCTTCCAAGGACCTCCGCTCATGGGAGGTGCGGGACCCGTACTGGGCGCCGCACCTGACCCGGCACCTGGAATGCCCCGATCTCTTCGAGTGGAACGGCTGGTGGTACCTGCTCTTCTCCGGAGGCCATAACTCCACCCACGGCACGCTCTACCGCCGGGCCCGCAGCCTGAACGGCCCCTGGGAGACGCCCCGGGTGGAGACCTTCGACGGCCCGTTCTTCTACGCCGCCAAGACGGCGGGCGACGGGCGGCGGCGCATGCTCTTCGGCTGGCTGGGCACCCGCGCGGGCGACGCGGACTCCGGCTGGCCCCAGTGGGGCGGCCACGGGCTGGCCCGCGAGCTGGTGCAGGACCCGGCTGACGGCAGCCTGTGGGTCAAGTGCCCGCCGGAGCGGCTGCAGATGGGCGTCCCCGCGCCGGCGCCGCAGTTCACCCCCCGCCTGGGCGAATGGCGTGACGAGGACGGCAGGCTGGTGGCCGCTTCGCCCGGGCTGGCCTACGCCACCGCCGACCTGCCGGGCAACCGGCTGATCCGGTTCCGCTTCCGGCCCGAGGGGCGGGCCCGGCGCTTCGGCGCCCTGCTGCGCACCGACCCCGCGCTCACCGGCGGTTACCGCCTGACCATCGACCCCGAGGGGCAGCGGTTCACGCTGAGCAGCTACGGGCCGGAGGGGCAGCCCCGGCTGCAGGCCGTGGACCGTCCGCTGCCCTGCACGCCCGACCAGGAGTTTGCGGTGACGCTCTTCATCTCGGGCTCGATTCTCGAGGTCTTCGTCAACGACCGCGCCGCGCTGGCCGTGCGCGTCTACGACCACCGCGGGCCGTCCTTCGGCCTCTTCGTCGACGAGGGGCGGGGCGCGTTTACGGATGTCGTGGTGCGCACCCTCCCCGCCGATCCGTGGTAA